The DNA sequence GCTGTACAACAGTACCACGCACTGGTTTTCGGGATATATTGTCATAATCAAGCCCTCTGGCTGACCCTGGTACAAAATCATAGGTAACTGTACCACTGATTTCTACTACAGGACCTTTATTATCTTGGTTTTGAGGAGTCTTGGTTTCATTAATCCCTTCTCCACATGCAGATAAAAAGAATATAAGTAATGAGAAAACTATATATATGTTATATTTTACGTTAAATGGCATATAAATATCCTTGTTATTACAATTAAATATAAAAACTATACTAGCTTTATCATAAAAATTTAATTAAAAAAGTGTAATATGATTATTCAATTATAAAATATAAATAGATAGCACGGGATATAGATTTATCAAAAAACTATTGATAATATATTATAATTTGGTTATGAAAACAGTAATTTTAGAGATACAAGATTTGTCTCTTGGTACCAAAAATAGAAGTATAGTCTCCCATGTTTCTTTACAGGCTAGACAAGGAGAGGTTTTTGCACTTATTGGAGAAAGTGGTAGTGGAAAATCACTTACCTCTTTGGCAATCATGCGGCTACTGCCACAAGCAATAAAAGTTTTAGGTGGAGATGTGTTACTTGGAGGTAAATCACTTTTTGCATTGCCCGAATATGCGATGCAAAAAATACGTGGAAAACATATTGCAATGATTTTTCAAGAACCAATGTCAGCACTCAATCCAGTGATAACCATTGGAGAGCAGGTGGCGGAAGTACTCAAATTACATTTAAGGCTCAGTAGCAAGGAGGCAAAAGAGCGGGTAATCTCACTTTTTGAAGAGGTAGCATTGCCTGACGCTACAAAACGATATGACTGGTATCCTCATCAGCTTTCTGGTGGACAGAAACAGCGGGTAATGATTGCTATGGCACTAGCATGTGAGCCAGAGTTGCTTATTGCCGATGAACCAACCACTGCACTTGATGTGACTACACAAGCACAAATACTTTCTCTTTTGAACAAGATTAAAAAAGAGCGTCAACTTTCTATGATTTTTATTACCCACGATATGGCAGTGGTTGCACAAGTAGCAGATAGGATTGCAGTAATGCATGGTGGAGAGATTGTTGAAGAGGCAGACCGTGAGCACTTTTTTTCCTCCCCAGTGCACCCTTATACAAAAAAGCTACTACAAGATACAATAGGAGAAAAAGAAAGCAGGGAGTATGGAGTAGGAGAGAGGCTGCTTAAAATCAATAATCTTAAGGTCTATTTTCCTATTAAAAAAGGATTTTTTCAGCGTACAACTAGGTATATTAAGGCGGTAGATAGAGTGACACTTGCTATTTCTAAAGGTAAAACTCTTGCACTTGTGGGAGAGTCTGGTAGTGGAAAGAGTACTTTGGGACAGGCAATTCTTTCTCTGGTACCAATTACTGCAGGCTGTATCCATTACAAGGGTATAGATTTAACTATGCTTTCAGATAGAAAGAAGCAACATTACAGACAGAAGATACAGGTAATTTTTCAAGATCCTTTTTCTGCGCTTAACCCACGTATGAACATTGCGGAGATACTTAGAGAAGGTATGGAAAGTTTACAAGTTGGTCCTAAAAAGAGAGAAACACAAGATATCTACATGAAGCAACTTTTAAAATCGGTAGAGATGGATCCCGAGATGATCTATCGTTATCCACATGAATTTTCTGGTGGACAACGACAACGTATTGGTATTGCGAGAGCATTGGCAGTTGAGCCCGAACTAATTATTTGTGATGAGCCAACCTCTGCACTTGATGTTTCGATACGATTAGAGATACTTTCATTACTAAGAAAGCTTCAGGCTGAAAGGGGAGTATCGTATCTGTTTATTACTCATGATCTCTCTATTGTCTCCTCTATTGCCGATGAAGTAGCGGTGATGAAGGAGGGGAAGATTGTTGAACAAGGAACAGTAGATCAGGTGATGCAGAAGCCAAAACATGCTTATACACAGACCTTACTTTCGTCAGTACCGACATTGATACAAAAGAGAAGATATGACCATACTATTTGATTTAGATGGTACATTAATTGATTCAACCGAAGCAATATTGGAGAGTTTTGAGGTGGCACTAAGTGCATTTGGTGAAGTGTTACCTGATGAAGCATCTATTAAGGCGGAGATAGGGCATCCTCTTGATATAATGTTTCGAACATTGGGTGTCTCAGAAGAAAAGGTATGGGAGCATGTATCTGTTTATAAAGAACACTATCAAATGGTTGCCAATACAAAAACAGTGTTGTTGCCTAGTGCACATGAAGCAATTGTGTTGGCAAAATTGCATGCAACACTTGGCATTGTGACAACAAAGACAGCAGCATATTCTAAAGAGATGCTAGAGCATATGGGAATCATGCAATACTTTGATTTACTTATTGGTAGAGAGGATGTAACTCACCCCAAACCCCATCCTGAACCAATTTTAAAAGCTATATCAAAGTTAAATGCTGATAAAAAGAGGTGTTGGATGATTGGTGATACATCCATGGATATTCTTGCAGCAGAGGCAGCACAGATACAGAGTATTGCAGTTACATGTGGATATGTTTCGTATAGAGAGTTATCACAATATACATCAAATCTTTCACCAAATGCACTTGAAGCTGTGAAGATTATCATCGTATCATAATATGAAGTTAAAAAAAATGTAATTTCAAGCACAATTTAAGAGTGTCATCATTACAATGGGATACATTTAGTATTTTGGGTATATATTCAAACTACTTAACCACGATAGAGGAGAAATCATGATAGAGATCAGATGGCACAGCCGTGCAGGTCAAGGTGCTGTTACCGGTGCAAAGAGTTTGGGTGATATTGTTGCTACTACAGGCAAAGAGGTTCAGGCTTTTGCACTTTACGGTTCAGCAAAAAGAGGAGCAGCACTGAGAGCATATAATAGGATTGATGATAGCCCTATTATTACACACGAGAAGTTTATGTACCCAGACTATGTTTTGATTATAGATCCAGCACTGGCAATGACAGATGATATTACTATGAATGATAAAGAGACGACAAAATACATTATTACGACACACATGAGTAAAGAAGATGTCATAAAAGAGATTCCTGCACTTCAGGGCAAGGAGGCGAGAGTATTTGTTGTAGATTGTATTCAGATTTCTCTTGATACAATTGGAAGATCTATTCCAAATGCCCCAATGCTTGGTGCATTTGTTAAGATTTCTGGAATGTTTGAATTGGACTATTTTCTTGAGAATATGAAGAGGGTTCTTTCAAAATTTCCACAGAAGATTATTGATGGAAATATGCAAGCAATCACTAGAGCGTATAACGAAGTTAAGTAGGAGAAGCAATAATGCAAGATTTAAATTTATGTGCAACAGAAAAAAGAGGTCTTCACAAGCTGGAAGCTGGTAAAAACTTAATAGGATGGGATGAGGTAGTACAGGGAAGCGTTCTTACTTCGTTTGAGGGAGATGCTTCTAGCGTTGCCCATCTAAAACAAGAAGAGAGAGACTATTCACACTTTAACTCTTACACAGCGACAGTTGCTTCGTGGAGAGTGAAAAAGCCAGTATTTAATATTGATGTTTGTATTGATTGTCAGAACTGTTGGGTTTGGTGTCCAGACTCTTCAATTATCTCTAGAGATAAGCAGATGCTTGGAATTGATTATGACCACTGCAAAGGATGCGAAGTATGCGTAGAGGTATGTCCAACTAACCCAAAATCGCTTTTAATGTTTAGTGAGCAAGAAGACCTTGAGAACGCGCTATCTCAGTGGCCAGAAAAAAAGAAAAAAGAAAAGAAATAAGGGACTGTTATGGCAGAAAAATTTGATTTACAAGAGAGAGAAGTTTGGGATGGGAACTATGCTGCTTCTCAAGCAATGAGACAAGCAAAGGTTGACGTAATGGCTGCCTATCCCATTACACCATCTACACCGATTGTTGAAAACTATGGAGCCTATGTAGCTAATGGTTATATTGATGGCGAATTTGTTATGGTAGAGTCTGAGCATGCGGCAATGTCTGCATGTGTTGGTGCGTCTGCAGCAGGCGGTCGTGTGGCAACTGCAACCTCTTCACAAGGATTTGCATTGATGGTAGAGGTATTGTATCAAGCATCAGGCATGAGATTACCTATTGTACTGAATGTTGTTAACCGAGCATTGGCCTCTCCGCTAAATGTACGAGGTGATCATGCTGATATGTATTTGGGATTGGATGCAGGGTGGATACAGTTTGGTGCCTTTAATGCTCAAGAGGCCTATGACCTCGCACTTTGTGCATTCAAGATTGGAGAGAATCACGATGTAAGACTTCCTGTTATGGTACATCAAGATGGG is a window from the Sulfurovum sp. genome containing:
- a CDS encoding ABC transporter ATP-binding protein, which gives rise to MKTVILEIQDLSLGTKNRSIVSHVSLQARQGEVFALIGESGSGKSLTSLAIMRLLPQAIKVLGGDVLLGGKSLFALPEYAMQKIRGKHIAMIFQEPMSALNPVITIGEQVAEVLKLHLRLSSKEAKERVISLFEEVALPDATKRYDWYPHQLSGGQKQRVMIAMALACEPELLIADEPTTALDVTTQAQILSLLNKIKKERQLSMIFITHDMAVVAQVADRIAVMHGGEIVEEADREHFFSSPVHPYTKKLLQDTIGEKESREYGVGERLLKINNLKVYFPIKKGFFQRTTRYIKAVDRVTLAISKGKTLALVGESGSGKSTLGQAILSLVPITAGCIHYKGIDLTMLSDRKKQHYRQKIQVIFQDPFSALNPRMNIAEILREGMESLQVGPKKRETQDIYMKQLLKSVEMDPEMIYRYPHEFSGGQRQRIGIARALAVEPELIICDEPTSALDVSIRLEILSLLRKLQAERGVSYLFITHDLSIVSSIADEVAVMKEGKIVEQGTVDQVMQKPKHAYTQTLLSSVPTLIQKRRYDHTI
- a CDS encoding HAD family hydrolase, translating into MTILFDLDGTLIDSTEAILESFEVALSAFGEVLPDEASIKAEIGHPLDIMFRTLGVSEEKVWEHVSVYKEHYQMVANTKTVLLPSAHEAIVLAKLHATLGIVTTKTAAYSKEMLEHMGIMQYFDLLIGREDVTHPKPHPEPILKAISKLNADKKRCWMIGDTSMDILAAEAAQIQSIAVTCGYVSYRELSQYTSNLSPNALEAVKIIIVS
- a CDS encoding pyruvate flavodoxin oxidoreductase subunit gamma, coding for MIEIRWHSRAGQGAVTGAKSLGDIVATTGKEVQAFALYGSAKRGAALRAYNRIDDSPIITHEKFMYPDYVLIIDPALAMTDDITMNDKETTKYIITTHMSKEDVIKEIPALQGKEARVFVVDCIQISLDTIGRSIPNAPMLGAFVKISGMFELDYFLENMKRVLSKFPQKIIDGNMQAITRAYNEVK
- a CDS encoding 4Fe-4S dicluster domain-containing protein, coding for MQDLNLCATEKRGLHKLEAGKNLIGWDEVVQGSVLTSFEGDASSVAHLKQEERDYSHFNSYTATVASWRVKKPVFNIDVCIDCQNCWVWCPDSSIISRDKQMLGIDYDHCKGCEVCVEVCPTNPKSLLMFSEQEDLENALSQWPEKKKKEKK